TGACGTAGCAGCCAACATAGCaactagtatatatatatatatatatatatatatatataaaatataaaaactgtGTTATGTAGAGAGCACAGAATGGGTATAGGACAGTGCAAGATGTAGGTGTAGCATTCTTGTGTATTTCTTCTATTCAGTGTCCTCTGAACTCTTCTCTGGCCCTCATGTACAATCCTTTTCAATCCTcgcaattcttttcaatcctcTAACGTCTAACCATGTAACACTGCACACATTCTTCAgcattatatagatatatatggagctatatatattatttactcttaCACATAAAGGGAGAGACATAAAACAGACAGTGAAAACGTCAGTCAGGAGGAGAATCCCACTCACACTTTAAATATCTACTCTGGGCTGGGGGCAGTGGCGCgtggttatatttttatccctTATAACTGGAGCGGGGTAACACGTCGACGACATACGGCCTTATCAAACGAGCAGAGCCTTTGTCcaactttaattgaaaatattggaataaattttccaatagACACCCGGAGGATGGAAAACTTTGGATGCTCGATAGAGCGAGACGAAGTGACgtacagtaaataaatttgaaaaaaaaaaaaaaggtaaaaataaCTCGAGAGATTCTCGTGGTTTGAAGCGACAGCTAAAGACACTGCTAGgctggataaaaaataaaaaatggcgaaacaaaataaaactagTTTGTCTTTTGTACTTTTTGCCGTTTAACGAACACGcactgtcaaaaaaaatgaaacgttCAGCGAGCGATTTCgaaaatatctgaaaaaaaatgtccacTCAATGGGATGTACCGAGAATTCGAGACAGAAACACAATATAGCGGGTGTTGGTGTGAGTGAGCGAGTGAATAGGCAGAGCGGGATAGAATTCTCAAAACGGTGAAAATCGAGTGATCGACCGACATACattccaagtttttttttctcattcttTTATGCGTACGGTGTGAAACAGCCAAAATCCATTTGTGCTCATTCGCACGCTGTGTATTCATTCGCTTTCCACCGAAACTTTCAATACtcaaccattttttttctaactacCCTTTCACTCGCGTTCATATTTCACCAGCATCTACATTTTATTTCACctgaaattacaataataactcgaaaattttctaaatactCTTCCATCATTTCCTATCGACTGCGACCAATAGAACCGAtctaaagaacaaaaaaaaatcacataacaataaaaataatgataatggttTAAAAAAGGTATCAGTTTACGTTGATTTTAAACGTGAAACCAAGTCTCATGGAGTAAATGCCGTGTTTGAGTTCACATGGACAATTTTACATGGTCAATGCTCGTATATACAAATTCACATTTAAATAGGGAGACGGAATGAGTGAGCGAGAGGAGTGACGAGGACGAAGACCGCGTTGGAGTGCTTGGCGCTACCCGCGTGCCAGATCCTGTGTGTATATACATTGATAAAAGAGGGCAAGAGCGCGTGGCCGACTCGATAGAGCTGGAATTCAGTTTGCAACCCCCCTCCCACCCCTTTTATCCTCCCTCACAACCATACACTACTACTATTTTATTCTCTTCCTTTACTCCCCCTATTTatattctctttctctctcgcttactcactcactcactcactgaCTCGAtctatgaaaatatatatatatgggggaAGATCGAAAGCAATTGGTACGTAGCACGATTGCGCCTACTCTACTGTAAATATTGCTCATGCAGGGTGTCGTGGATGCTCTGGTCCATGGAAATAATCGAGCACGAGATATTGAAACGTCAAATAATACCGCCTACCTTCATCCAACTTTACTTTGTTgctgttatcattattattagtatttttatatccATTTTAGAACTTTGCTCTGATCGAttcttcataaaaaatttaaaaaaaaaaaagaaacaaataaaaattattattatccaatTGACGGAACGTAAATAGCAATCACAGTGACAATCGCAATCGAAATGTCATTTATCAGCCCTGGATGTTATTTTGAGAAGATTAAAAATCCGTGGGGTCACGAATTTACTCGCGATAATTTACATTGCTAGAAGCAATCGCGCCTTAATTAACGGGTATTAACGAGCGGACGCGAACGGGAGACGAAGAAAATGTGTGAACACACCTACAGCTGTGTGTGCTAGAGTATGATGGTGGTGACGTCGGCGGCGTCTGGCAGGTAGTGAACGCCCCCGTCCAAGTAGCACACCCAGCCGATCTGCCGCGTTATCCAAGTCGATCATTCAATTTCGCGCGGCAAATTGTCCGTGCCGGAAACTCATATCCGGGCGCTTCCGGTGCTCCCGAGTACCAATCCCCGTCTATCCCGTCTCCCGGCTCCCGGCTCTCGACGATTCGCCAGCAAGACCGTCGATTTGCAGATGAACGGCTGGAACTTGCTTCCGCTTATGATCGACAAATCGGCTGGGACCTCTCTCCCTCTCTCCGAGTATTTACATCATTTTCATAAGGGAAACGAAGagtaatcgaaaaaaaaaataaattatcctaCACATTTTTTACTGTCAAATAAATTCTACAAACAGTCCAGATCAGTTacctcttaattttttttctaattaattgtCACGTTTTGTGTTGCTACGGTTTCtaagaataattcaaaacaaagCCACAGATTCTTTGTCAATCgagtaaataagtaaatacgCGCACTCGgtgtatgtaaaaaaaattatctagagTTATCATCACTCGTCTAAGTACttggataattttaaaactaaatatttgaAGGATATAAAATGAACTTGTTCCTCATAAATTGgctagaattaaataaatcgcCTGAGGAACAGGAGCGTGTATCGCGTgttgctttttattttttcattacccCTAGGTCTGATTATTTCGTGAGCTCTCTACTTGccagtttataataaataataaaatatgattgtTACAAACAATTTGTAGGTGAATTTGCGCTATCTTCGCTGCACAAAACGCTGTACAAAATATATTCGTAGTCggtttagtgaaaaaaaaaaaataaaaagaaaaaaaaaataaataaagttaaaaataaaattgtcgaaTGGAGTGAATAGAATTTTACAGAGTGCCGTGACACTGGCGCTAGAAGAGAGCCATTAAAATTCGGCGAGGTGAATTTACTGGAATAAATTGAGGGAGTTTGAGCCTCGAAAGGGGAAAAGTGCAAACACAAGACTCTGTCCGGATGCCCACCGCGAGTATCTCTATATCTCTATGTAATACACTGAAAATCTAAAAGTTGTGCATTGTCAGTGAATAAACGGAACCGATTGTTGCGCCATGTGGATCACCCGGTGAAAAACTTTTCTAACACTTTTCTttctatacttttatttattttattttttattaagctgCATTGCTTTCTTACTTTCTTACTTACTTACTTTCTTTCTCGAGTTCGCGCCAAGTGGTTCAACTCAAAGTCACTCGTTCCCTCATTCTTTCTATGTCTGtgtctctatatatatatatataaatctaggCAAGAGTGaagcgaaaaaatatttaaaaaaagtaaaaggacgcgaaataaaaaaaagtaaaaagggCGAAGGAGTGAGCAGCAGCAGAACGTTGGAGACAAATGGCAAACGACGTAGCTGGCACGTGAGTCTAGTCATATTACTTTCACCACTGGGTAAACCCGTAAAATTGTGTATCTCCACTGAACTGCACTGGTTACTCACTATATATCTTTCTCTCTTCTCATGACGTCATCATAtactatcatatatttatatatatacgtactacttattctttatttttgttcataaaAGATTGCGCTGATAAAACCTTGAACGAAAATTCACAACTATCAAACTTCACCGGTGCactatcatatttatattcctatttttagttttattcggTAAAACTCGAGATAGAGTTGGAAATAAAGCatgagatatatttttttttactacaataaaaagtaaataaataaataaatgaaaaatgtatactgagacatgttttaaaaatctagAAAACGTCATGAGTCATGAGTTATTTATACGACGTTAAAGtgataatttatgataattgtttACTGTTTGAACGCGAGATGATAACCAGGGGTGACAGTTAATTGCGCAAATAATTCGTTTTGATTCCAAtggaattttataatgaatatttaatcagTGGAGTAACTAATTATTGAGGTGTATTGACGCAATTGGTGGTGgggaaaaaaagaattttttttgctagcAAGGTTTTAATGAGAACAATTAATGAATACAATCAGAGCATAGATGTGACGTTAATTGGCTCCGATTGTTGCGTGAAACTtacattatataaattatgtctCGTGGaaatgtcaaataaatttaaatgatgactgtgtgataaattataatgttaatgatttttctaaatgaatttttgataattaaaattctatcaaaataaaataaaattcttttgataataaaatttaatttgaaattccaGTGATCAaatgaagttataaaaattaaatcagtaaatttatataaaaaagctTTAATCCCGAAATGAAACTGAAagtttcgataattaaattacataataaaatttaattaataataggtTTCAACCAGAATCAGTATTAGTAAATCCATCTACAGGAGACCAAATACCAGGAGGAACAAGTTTTAGATGCATTAATTTGGATCGAAGAGATAGTTTTCCTTTACCACAAAATGGCCGATCATCAAGTCTACGTAGACAAAGCATTGCTTTGAATActattatcaatcatagacgAGCTTTAATtgggtaattttataaattacaataataataatagactgtaaaaaattgcaagtaaattcggagtaattacggattttatttaaatcctaattcactccgaattaaaaaaaataagtctgCATGCGGAGTAAATAGgaagttttttttcagcagAGTGGATCACCTAGATCAGGTTTCATTTAGGTCCGCATTTACTCCGGATTtactctgctaattttttacagtgtattttatgaaaaaagtatACATTAAGTTGATTAAGTTTGTCGGGAgtgttactattattgttgttaagtAACAAAAGATTGAAGGCGTGTATTATACGCGAGTGAATAACACACGCGTCAGTTGATGATTTCTGTAAGTGCTGGAGCCAGTATATTGACTTAAAGCTATTTAATTATAGCAATGCTAATTCGCTGGAGAAGCGGGAGCCGAGTGTATGAGAGCCAAATTGAGTTTGAACAAGTATACACAGAAACAAACTAAAGACCCACAACAATACGCAACGCCAGTCAAACACCGCAGACACTGATGCCGCCGAGGCTGCTCTCTTGTTTCGCGAAAAGCTCAACGGAATTATATTACACCGCGCGGATCGAAGCTAACGAAATAAAGCTTTTATGATGGAAAATCGATCATGAAAGGATCCCACGGCCATTTAAGTTTCTCACTTTATGCTCccgtatatatatttccatttACTCCTCTTCATGctcagtttaattattttgctttAAACTGTCGggttagtttttttaaaatactattttccaataaaatatcAGTCGTTTTTTTGACTTCAcgctcaaaatataaaatacaaccAATAAAAGTGCAGTATTTCAATAGCTATTTTGCCTTGAATGCTTACATTTGTCATtcacagaaataaaaaaaatttttttttatttgataaactgTTGGTTTGAGCAACAAATATTGTTTGTTAACATACAccgtcaaaaaatatatatatatatattaactctTTTACCACCACTGGGAATACCATATTTCCGGACTCGTTTTATCACTTTTTCACagggaaaaaatataaaacaaataacaataatttggagtcataaaaaaaattgaccgcCTTTGTTGTCCtattgatcaataaaaaatgaatgacaataataataataaatatgtaaaaatatttaaaatgtttaaaaccCGATTACCAGACGTGGGAGAAAGTAATGACGGGAAATATTTTCCGCTATTACTTATAGCGCGCGATCTAGAATAGGTAATTCCCAatctattgtaaaaaattcaactgtTAGACGTCATTTCAGCTGGTTCCATATGATACCGCATAAAATAGCTTTCAGCTTGAAAGCGATCCGATTGGAATCGATTTAACAGACAAAATCCGACATTCATTCAACTTATAAATCcgatttcaaataaaataagactAAATCCCTggccaaaataaaaaaaaaaatcagtaccaaacaattgattatttttttttttcaatcccaaaataaaataaaattaatttataaattacaccgCACACACAGTGTAATGGAATGAACTCTGTTAAGTAGAGCGCTGATATCAGGCATCGGCAGTAACCTGTCTTTGCCATCTTGTGTACCACAAGATCAAAGTCCCGGACAAAGCAACAGCACAACGACATTTGCGGGAAACCATGACTCGTGTTCACAGCATTGTGATGGCAGTACTGATTATCATCAGTCTTATACCCGAGGATCATCTCAACACAGTTCTAAGCTACTTCAACTCACGCCAGTCAATACTGCAGCTATACCACTGAGTGCTCTGGAAACCTCTAAATGTAATTATCAgttatcaattatatatagtgTATAGCACACACTCAGTTCtgacattaaattaataataatataataattaattatccacatgaaattaataaactgtaaaaaatttagggAGTGAACGCGAATTAAATCCAGAGTGGATGActggttatttatttaatcccctaGGAGTAAAACTTACTCCgaatcactccgaattttttacagtgtaaaagTGATGTCTAATGTCCTGTTTGATTGATAGGTAAGTCAAATAATTGTCACCGACGCAACGGAGTTTCATCCCGGCATCGGAAAGAAAAGCATCGAGCGGAATTAATATCAACGGTCAGCACACTTTATGCTAAACTGCTGATAGTTGTTGGGGTGACGGTTCCAGTAACGGCCAGTGTAAGCCACCGAGTGCCTGCTGCCCTCGATCAGGTTTgtggtataaatatatattcatatttatgaaCCCTGGCTTTCggtttacattaataataaattatattatgtgTCGACTAGTGCTTCGCGAGCTCGCCTTTATAAACGCTCCTAAATTACACTTTATGATGATGTGGGCTTTAATGACCATACGCAGATATTGAGCCATCAGTACCATCACCCAGCTGGGTTAttgcttgtaaattttttcacttatagttttattattttgttaccAGGGATTTTACTTGTATTTGTATCTGGTCAGTGTGGGATTCGTCATCACAATGTACACTATCTTGCTTCGAGATAAAGCTGTTAAGAAAATGCTAACCCAGAACAGAAAAGACGGAATGGCTTTTGTGCTGGACGACTTTAATGGAAAACGTCAAAGTTTTcaggtaaaattttattttaaatccaaCGAAACAAAGCAgtcaaagttttaaatacttagAGTTACTGGggcaatattaattaacataaaaaagtgGTTAATAAAAGCGATAGGGttcaaataattagaaaaaaaaaagaaaatcagcCGGTCGGTGGGCATTTAAAGCAGCGTGAAACTCGATACACAAAATGTTATGTCGGGTAATTCAAAATACCGATAATTGTTGGATGGAAGGGATGTTGTAGAGGGTAAACAAGCGCCAAAAGAATTAAAGTAACAGGTAACAGtaagaattaaaagtaaataaaaataaaaaaactgcaGGCACAGCAGTATGGAAGCTTTTGTCTGCGTCTGGGTGCCATTGGGTTCGGAGCGGGCTCGTTAGTGTTTAGTGGATTGCAAATCGGTGCTGCTATTGCCTCTGCTGGACCATTCAAAGCGATTACACCAAGTGCGAGGCTTCTTTTAGTAACCGCTCAAATGcactttatatttttgaatagcAAAGATCTTGAGCTCGCTAAGCACAGCGCTCTTGCTAAATTAGGGCTCATGCATATGATTGCTACCAATCTCTGCGAATGGCTCCAggtattttgaaatatctatattttattttatatcacgatcattattattattattattataattttacttgtgAATAGGC
Above is a window of Microplitis demolitor isolate Queensland-Clemson2020A chromosome 1, iyMicDemo2.1a, whole genome shotgun sequence DNA encoding:
- the LOC103578798 gene encoding proton channel OtopLc, whose translation is MANDVAGTFQPESVLVNPSTGDQIPGGTSFRCINLDRRDSFPLPQNGRSSSLRRQSIALNTIINHRRALIGALISGIGSNLSLPSCVPQDQSPGQSNSTTTFAGNHDSCSQHCDGSTDYHQSYTRGSSQHSSKLLQLTPVNTAAIPLSALETSKCKSNNCHRRNGVSSRHRKEKHRAELISTVSTLYAKLLIVVGVTVPVTASVSHRVPAALDQGFYLYLYLVSVGFVITMYTILLRDKAVKKMLTQNRKDGMAFVLDDFNGKRQSFQAQQYGSFCLRLGAIGFGAGSLVFSGLQIGAAIASAGPFKAITPSARLLLVTAQMHFIFLNSKDLELAKHSALAKLGLMHMIATNLCEWLQALVEETRHEIAQLELHDHELNEEGILKTLLTDASPFLFPCTIEFSLICAVILFEMWKRVDRIIIVKHDGSTRSLHQLSIDCSNAHKGLFGGILVIAATVLSLIMFFVLKKSKPKMAIEQVTALETAILIAGGIASVSCAFKLRRLELRNTKPAPHLDSTLLAAAQAGVYLHCLFGAVGGILTMGPTWVLSLTADFIALIQSTSQTLLVKIAWRRRSSSTRKPGKEIVTFLIVVNIALWAVNTLEKSRADVRPDHLKFFGVWAWTIITHVSMPLAIFFRFHSAICLFEVWKSCYKYKPPIPQTRP